From one Polyangia bacterium genomic stretch:
- a CDS encoding M66 family metalloprotease — MAASLAGALVGCNGDIGDGQHPAANPADGGTGAPPVGAPGEIAGEGGSGGTMNTGGTGAGGNVEPTGTGGKATADAGAGGNGAGGMGGPAASDLVHGLAISDVAIYQAVKVSLVNMGQAVTMTGTPLVRNRQALIRVFVTPAANWTPRPVVARLQWGTGAGASRDAMASIAGASADATIGTTFNFNLSAADLVTPQVQWSLSLLEAPGGTGAGDTTGARIPADGTQVSLPTTDPGAALRIAFIPIRNANTLPDTSDAQIKFFTDAMMATYPVAKIEATVRDPIDFTSTIAAQGTGWDAALNQVCMTRQTDNPDRNVFYFGLVTPGAFQTYCARGCVEGIAVLATNPNQDFMRCSMGVGYTNMGSGVFLQEVAHSMGRSHAPCGNPAQPDKNYPYAGGKIGVWGYDNIHQKLIDPTRTVDFMSYCSPTWISDYTFAHLLPWIQSVNLLGPQMDVTSSATTPELASGAFPSETAAGALPIVAPSTLHYPAARWRVATVEWDGGVLWGPVMGFGALADGIAHAVVLRDAAGKQVTVNGVLFPHSNTGGGMLLLPESAPAQVSALQFGGSGFRSVRAQ; from the coding sequence ATGGCCGCCTCGCTAGCGGGAGCGCTGGTCGGATGTAACGGCGACATCGGGGATGGCCAGCATCCCGCCGCCAATCCGGCAGACGGTGGCACGGGCGCGCCACCCGTGGGTGCGCCGGGCGAGATCGCTGGCGAGGGTGGATCGGGTGGCACCATGAACACCGGGGGCACTGGCGCCGGCGGTAACGTCGAGCCAACGGGAACCGGTGGCAAGGCCACAGCCGACGCCGGGGCAGGTGGCAACGGGGCAGGCGGCATGGGCGGACCCGCCGCGAGCGATCTGGTGCACGGCTTGGCCATCAGCGATGTGGCCATCTATCAAGCGGTCAAGGTCAGCCTGGTGAACATGGGCCAAGCGGTGACGATGACCGGCACCCCGTTGGTCAGAAACCGTCAGGCCCTGATTCGCGTATTCGTCACGCCGGCCGCCAACTGGACCCCGCGTCCGGTGGTGGCGCGCCTGCAGTGGGGCACGGGCGCCGGCGCCTCGCGCGATGCGATGGCATCGATCGCCGGTGCGTCCGCCGACGCCACCATCGGGACCACTTTCAATTTCAATCTCAGCGCCGCCGATCTGGTGACGCCCCAGGTGCAGTGGTCGCTGTCGCTGCTGGAAGCGCCGGGTGGAACCGGCGCCGGCGACACCACCGGCGCCCGCATCCCCGCCGACGGCACCCAGGTCAGCTTGCCCACCACCGACCCAGGCGCGGCGCTGCGGATCGCCTTCATTCCCATTCGCAACGCCAATACGCTGCCCGACACCAGCGACGCGCAGATCAAGTTCTTCACCGACGCGATGATGGCGACCTATCCGGTGGCGAAGATCGAGGCCACCGTGCGCGATCCGATCGATTTCACCAGCACCATCGCCGCACAGGGCACGGGCTGGGATGCCGCCTTGAACCAGGTGTGCATGACCCGGCAGACCGACAATCCCGATCGCAACGTCTTCTATTTCGGCCTGGTGACGCCAGGGGCGTTCCAGACATACTGCGCCCGCGGCTGCGTCGAAGGCATCGCCGTGCTGGCCACAAACCCCAACCAGGACTTCATGCGCTGTTCGATGGGGGTCGGGTACACGAACATGGGCAGCGGGGTTTTCCTGCAGGAAGTGGCGCACAGCATGGGCCGGTCGCACGCGCCCTGCGGGAACCCGGCCCAGCCCGACAAGAACTATCCCTACGCCGGCGGCAAGATCGGGGTGTGGGGCTATGACAACATTCACCAGAAGCTGATCGATCCCACGCGCACGGTGGACTTCATGAGCTATTGCTCGCCGACCTGGATCAGCGACTACACCTTCGCCCATCTTTTGCCCTGGATTCAGTCGGTGAATTTGCTGGGGCCGCAGATGGACGTGACGTCGTCTGCGACCACGCCCGAACTGGCGTCAGGCGCCTTCCCGTCGGAGACCGCTGCGGGCGCCCTGCCGATCGTGGCGCCGTCGACCTTGCACTACCCGGCGGCGCGCTGGCGCGTGGCCACCGTCGAGTGGGACGGCGGCGTTCTGTGGGGCCCGGTGATGGGCTTCGGCGCGCTGGCCGATGGCATCGCTCACGCGGTGGTGCTGCGCGACGCGGCCGGCAAGCAGGTGACGGTGAACGGCGTGCTGTTCCCGCACTCGAACACCGGTGGCGGCATGCTGCTGTTGCCCGAGAGTGCGCCGGCCCAGGTCAGCGCGCTGCAGTTTGGCGGCAGCGGCTTCCGCAGCGTTCGCGCTCAGTAA
- a CDS encoding phosphopantetheine-binding protein — translation MTELEAELKRLIIDTLMLEDITPEQIDRDAPLFVDGLGLDSIDALELALAISRKYGVRIKADDERNREVFQSLKSLAAFIQAESAQDAKAG, via the coding sequence ATGACTGAATTAGAAGCCGAGCTGAAACGTTTGATCATCGACACCCTGATGCTGGAAGACATCACCCCGGAACAGATCGATCGCGACGCCCCCTTGTTCGTCGACGGTCTGGGCCTGGATTCAATCGACGCCTTGGAGCTGGCCCTGGCCATCAGCCGCAAATACGGTGTGCGCATCAAGGCCGACGACGAACGCAACCGCGAGGTGTTCCAGTCGTTGAAATCCTTGGCCGCTTTCATCCAGGCCGAGTCGGCTCAGGACGCAAAGGCTGGATGA
- a CDS encoding Hsp20/alpha crystallin family protein, translated as MANLIRRDNRGVSYNPYNQGSEYRWDPFRVVDALLRFDPFRAENSLLPSGGEFAVRFDVKETKDAYLLRADVPGVKEDAVEVSLNGNLLTVSGKREEEHRNEGEQYFALERSHGTFTRSFALPDNVDAEGISADLKHGVLSVQIPKKPEAQPRKIAVGKPAEPNKVKA; from the coding sequence ATGGCCAATCTGATCCGCAGAGACAATCGAGGAGTTTCGTATAACCCTTACAATCAAGGTTCCGAATATCGTTGGGATCCGTTCCGCGTGGTGGACGCGCTTTTGCGCTTTGATCCGTTCCGCGCCGAGAATAGCTTGCTGCCCAGTGGCGGTGAGTTCGCCGTACGGTTCGACGTCAAGGAAACCAAGGACGCGTACCTCTTGCGCGCCGACGTTCCGGGTGTGAAAGAAGATGCCGTCGAGGTCTCGCTGAATGGAAATTTGCTGACGGTTTCCGGGAAGCGCGAGGAGGAACACCGCAATGAAGGCGAGCAATACTTCGCCCTCGAGCGCAGCCATGGCACGTTCACGCGCAGCTTCGCGCTGCCCGACAATGTCGATGCAGAGGGAATCAGCGCTGATCTGAAGCATGGCGTGCTTTCGGTGCAGATCCCGAAAAAACCAGAAGCGCAGCCGCGCAAGATCGCCGTCGGCAAACCTGCCGAGCCAAACAAGGTCAAGGCGTGA
- a CDS encoding carboxypeptidase regulatory-like domain-containing protein, whose product MRSIVVVLTGSIVVVCGAVAGCNTAGIKSGTGGVGGGGNVGSGSGGTAGATTGTGGNTTSVPPVGTPCDNLSCLQSTCTKGGCKVSACAGGARTTVSGQVFDPAGKVPLYNIEVYVPNKDLTPISDGPSCDPCDPSTGASFLSGQPIVVTKTDVAGKFVLGDLNSKGGDAPAGDNIPLVIQVGKWQRRVIVPHIDACKDNPLTDMNMTRLPRTQAEGHIPKFALTTGQADAMECLLRKVGIDDSEFTPETGMGRINLYAGGGGAASYDTANVNAGAAFTPVHPWWDSLDNLKKYDIIMHACEGGQGTYTNNNPPPSDKSPAAMQALQDFADMGGRVFASHWHTYWFAKGTPAFQSIGTFNQNPGLPTMYDATIETGFVTGMALSQWMVNVGGSTTPGIVSLNQNANKRLVDAAAGGNISQRWIYASTLNPQSVQFISATTPIPGGSCGRVVLSDLHVSSGVGANTDTPGLPFPTGCLTTDLTPQEKVLEFMLFDIAGCVQKIIQ is encoded by the coding sequence ATGCGTTCCATTGTCGTCGTTTTGACGGGATCGATTGTGGTCGTTTGCGGCGCCGTGGCTGGCTGCAACACCGCGGGCATCAAATCAGGCACGGGTGGCGTCGGCGGTGGGGGCAATGTTGGGTCGGGCAGCGGTGGAACTGCCGGCGCGACGACCGGAACCGGTGGCAACACCACGTCGGTTCCGCCTGTCGGCACGCCGTGCGACAACCTCTCGTGCCTGCAATCGACCTGCACCAAGGGCGGTTGCAAGGTCTCGGCGTGTGCCGGCGGCGCGCGCACCACCGTCAGCGGTCAGGTCTTTGATCCCGCGGGCAAGGTGCCTCTTTACAACATCGAGGTTTACGTCCCCAACAAGGACCTCACGCCAATCAGTGACGGTCCCAGCTGCGATCCGTGCGATCCCAGCACGGGAGCGTCTTTTTTGTCTGGGCAGCCGATCGTGGTGACGAAGACCGACGTGGCCGGCAAGTTCGTTCTGGGCGATCTGAACTCGAAGGGCGGCGATGCGCCGGCCGGCGACAACATCCCGCTGGTCATCCAGGTCGGCAAGTGGCAGCGGCGGGTGATCGTCCCTCACATCGACGCGTGCAAGGACAATCCGCTGACCGACATGAACATGACCCGCTTGCCGCGCACGCAGGCTGAAGGCCACATCCCGAAGTTCGCGCTGACCACCGGGCAAGCCGACGCCATGGAGTGCCTCCTGCGCAAGGTCGGCATCGACGACAGCGAGTTCACGCCCGAGACCGGCATGGGCCGCATCAACCTGTACGCCGGCGGCGGCGGGGCGGCTTCATACGACACCGCCAATGTCAACGCCGGCGCCGCCTTCACCCCGGTCCACCCGTGGTGGGACAGTCTGGATAACCTGAAGAAGTACGACATCATCATGCACGCCTGCGAAGGCGGGCAGGGCACGTACACCAACAACAACCCGCCACCGTCTGACAAGAGCCCGGCGGCCATGCAAGCGCTGCAGGACTTTGCCGACATGGGTGGCCGGGTTTTCGCGTCGCACTGGCACACCTACTGGTTCGCCAAGGGCACGCCGGCCTTTCAATCGATCGGCACGTTCAACCAGAATCCGGGCCTGCCGACGATGTACGACGCCACCATCGAGACCGGGTTCGTCACCGGGATGGCGCTCAGCCAGTGGATGGTGAACGTGGGCGGTTCGACGACGCCGGGAATCGTCTCGCTGAACCAGAACGCGAACAAACGGTTGGTCGACGCGGCGGCGGGCGGCAACATTTCACAGCGCTGGATCTACGCTTCGACGTTGAACCCGCAATCCGTGCAGTTCATCAGCGCCACCACGCCCATCCCGGGTGGAAGCTGCGGGCGTGTGGTGCTCAGCGATCTGCACGTCAGCTCGGGCGTCGGCGCCAACACCGACACACCAGGGCTGCCGTTTCCCACCGGCTGCCTGACCACCGATCTGACACCGCAGGAGAAGGTGCTGGAGTTCATGCTGTTCGACATCGCCGGCTGCGTGCAGAAGATCATCCAGTAG
- a CDS encoding carbonic anhydrase has product MSSDRTSISALDALAHLRAGNQRYVQNVRSVDSMISHSQRGDMTLQSPVAIILGCSDSRAPAEIVFDQGLGDLFVIRVAGNIVAPSQVGSVEFAADRFGTRLVVVMGHSQCGAIDAAIEAVTGEKGPVSPNLRSIVDRVLPGIRALVSTELARDPARLRREAMRANVRASVNHLRHGSDVIERLADDGGLLVVGAELDLSTGVVSFFDHEA; this is encoded by the coding sequence ATGTCCAGCGATCGTACGTCAATCTCGGCACTAGATGCCTTGGCTCATCTGCGGGCGGGAAACCAGCGCTATGTGCAAAACGTTCGTAGCGTCGATTCGATGATCAGCCACAGCCAGCGCGGCGACATGACGTTGCAGTCGCCGGTGGCGATCATTCTTGGCTGCAGCGATTCGCGGGCGCCGGCGGAGATCGTCTTCGATCAAGGATTGGGTGATCTGTTCGTCATCCGCGTGGCCGGCAACATCGTCGCCCCGTCTCAGGTCGGCAGCGTGGAATTCGCCGCCGACCGGTTCGGCACCCGCTTGGTGGTGGTGATGGGCCACAGCCAGTGCGGCGCCATCGACGCGGCCATCGAAGCGGTGACCGGCGAGAAGGGGCCGGTCTCGCCCAACCTGCGGTCAATCGTGGACCGCGTGCTCCCCGGCATCAGGGCGTTGGTCTCGACCGAGCTGGCGCGCGATCCGGCGCGCTTGCGGCGCGAGGCCATGCGCGCCAACGTGCGGGCGTCCGTCAATCATCTGCGCCATGGCTCTGACGTGATCGAACGTCTGGCCGACGACGGTGGTCTCTTGGTGGTGGGCGCGGAGCTGGATCTCTCCACCGGCGTGGTCAGCTTTTTCGATCACGAAGCCTGA
- a CDS encoding SMP-30/gluconolactonase/LRE family protein has product MAFVSTLAAWAIFAAMLASVGCASSAGSGAPSNNPDSGATGSGGKVGGTGGAGSGGSSAGTGGAGSGGDSAGGGGSVVSPEDASDGTPVSSGSGGGAGPDGGKPPATLGPAGGACPGGASGNPLPASPNATLVKGGFGGELEGPVWVDAQKALYFAQMGSSSTNGQINKYTPADGMFTVFVKNVGVGGLAVDQDGMLVAASYDSRTLTRFDPATAKRTDVPGGGSFNGQKFNEVNDVVVRGDGNMYFSDPNFNDANAAQGFYRLSPAPESKVSLVFSARNANGIALSPDGLWLYVATTENGGPPLRRMALAADGSVNGQGTAWKDATSDGMAVDCGGNLYLSIAGNTNMIKVISPDDQPLGNIVGLGGGYVTNSAFGDPDRKTLYITTSEAIYKIQLNVPGFPN; this is encoded by the coding sequence TTGGCCTTCGTTTCAACACTGGCAGCCTGGGCAATCTTCGCCGCGATGCTGGCCAGCGTCGGTTGTGCCAGCAGCGCCGGGTCCGGTGCACCTTCGAATAACCCGGACAGCGGCGCGACCGGCAGCGGAGGCAAAGTCGGTGGCACCGGCGGCGCGGGCAGCGGCGGCAGCAGCGCCGGCACGGGTGGCGCCGGTAGCGGTGGCGATAGCGCTGGCGGCGGCGGCAGCGTGGTCAGTCCGGAAGATGCAAGCGACGGAACGCCGGTCAGCTCTGGCTCGGGCGGCGGCGCCGGCCCTGACGGTGGCAAGCCGCCAGCGACGTTGGGTCCAGCTGGTGGCGCCTGCCCCGGCGGCGCGTCCGGCAATCCGCTGCCGGCCAGCCCGAACGCCACGTTGGTCAAGGGCGGTTTCGGTGGCGAGCTTGAAGGACCGGTGTGGGTCGACGCCCAGAAGGCGCTTTACTTCGCGCAAATGGGAAGCAGCTCGACCAACGGACAGATCAACAAGTACACGCCGGCGGACGGCATGTTCACCGTGTTCGTGAAGAACGTCGGCGTGGGCGGCCTGGCGGTCGATCAAGACGGCATGCTGGTGGCGGCGTCATACGATTCGCGCACGCTGACCCGTTTTGATCCGGCCACCGCCAAGCGCACCGACGTTCCTGGCGGCGGCAGCTTTAACGGTCAGAAGTTCAACGAGGTGAATGACGTGGTCGTGCGCGGCGACGGCAACATGTACTTTTCGGATCCGAACTTCAACGATGCCAACGCCGCGCAAGGTTTCTATCGTCTGTCGCCGGCTCCCGAATCGAAGGTCTCGCTGGTGTTCTCGGCCCGCAATGCCAATGGCATCGCCCTTTCGCCGGACGGCCTGTGGCTTTACGTGGCCACCACTGAAAACGGCGGGCCGCCGCTGCGGCGGATGGCGTTGGCGGCCGACGGCAGTGTGAACGGGCAGGGGACCGCCTGGAAGGACGCCACCAGCGATGGCATGGCAGTGGATTGCGGCGGCAACTTGTACCTCAGCATTGCGGGCAACACGAACATGATAAAGGTGATCTCCCCGGACGATCAGCCGCTGGGCAATATCGTGGGGTTGGGCGGCGGCTACGTCACCAACAGCGCGTTCGGCGACCCTGATCGCAAGACGCTGTACATCACCACCAGCGAGGCGATTTACAAGATCCAGCTGAACGTTCCCGGTTTTCCGAATTAA
- a CDS encoding transglutaminase domain-containing protein — protein MRLACLGLVLIAALGCRTAFHPVAATPDPRVGPVRLVHGAHGPAVEKLLQAFYEHSFAPAEIRALTQAALAESPTSGAAHEVAAYLASLADDPHEAWLHFWLAAQDLDAPATALYLWELFADPSRADLDANLPLLDALRAQHPDPATRAAAALWQARALKRLGRLAQAEALLPEIGFIEDWALIGSFDNEAGKGFLTVLAPEQKIDFAHPVDGPLVPLRWRPAPRPTDLGAVVFANAVWPLDGALAYLATWVHVDADIDGQLRVSTGDAARAWLNGGQILSEEKVTAGDIDNLIVPVHLARGWNQLLIKSAQKGGDWWLRARFTDGRGQAIPNLRASAQPQPFKARPDSDADLQLTPAALAQVQPENRRNFLTARWLTRDGHLPRQEAPLQSFLERAPGNLLAVAYLGLAYWSNDEAGKAIDLLNQGVEQSGKDAPMFLRLRARYYLQRRLYDKAQGDLTQHLTLSPRSRSAERDLGDLFGQRGWRVDRCRQLESSVQQWPDLAGLVRDLGSCQISLGYIARGEETLRRAAALEPGSSVAAERLFDRAIEESRFPDAHAWLAILTEHAPIAPGFAILSADLARREGLPALAETEFRRAIAMNPVWPRGYERLGDLFWEQGRKAEALAEWKLARDRDPNNAVLSQRIEFHEPTRLGFVEDFMPKADAIDQALRQKFTPNPGAQVAMLMDDEITDVNADGSAKRVVTQISQALNEHGRDQLIAHEIPVGGTVKILSAYSLSKTGERQEASSIRGGEVRFRSLEVGSRVVLQYVHYAPAAHFLENHFVTTWYFRTPSAQSEHPRWVLILGKDRPLRQHIDGPVSSHETVIGDRRVITYTADEAPPLVHEPSAPPTGDLLWRVSVSTVPDWDDYVRWERALLADAFRTSPKLEALTARLTAGASTPRDKLDRLFAYVTNEIRYQQDYETTIAGVRPHACPVVLERGYGDCKDKAVLLIQLGKLAGIKLKFAILRTTSAGKMIADVPNQQFNHAIVYVPAQSGINEAFFLDPTAEGLDMGNLGPSDQGTTSLVLDPDNGAWEMIPIPFQSPKLTYTRVQLAIDVKSPTDAPIDATFNARGGVAMGLRHLLRNRSAAEKAMQGMASRMVPGATLTSSDWPSEENTGKPVSIKLKLDGARAIHAEDDHFRFALPDMMNLDSTAALDRRETPIDLGVPSTTNETVAMTLPGGYRFVHTPADFAVDDPCFSVSRKTTIGGRTATVSVDLQITCAEIGLPAYGGFRDHARDAASRLRDQISFAKGPAAVATKKHAAGRP, from the coding sequence ATGCGCCTCGCTTGTTTGGGTTTGGTTTTGATCGCCGCCCTCGGCTGCCGGACCGCTTTTCATCCGGTGGCGGCGACCCCCGATCCACGGGTGGGGCCGGTGCGGCTGGTGCACGGCGCGCACGGGCCGGCGGTGGAAAAGCTGCTGCAGGCTTTTTATGAACATTCGTTCGCTCCCGCCGAGATCCGTGCGCTGACCCAGGCGGCGCTGGCCGAGTCGCCAACCTCCGGCGCGGCGCACGAGGTGGCGGCGTATCTGGCCTCGCTGGCCGACGATCCCCACGAGGCGTGGCTGCACTTCTGGCTGGCGGCGCAAGATCTGGACGCCCCCGCCACCGCCCTTTACCTCTGGGAGCTCTTCGCCGATCCGTCGCGCGCCGATCTGGATGCCAACCTGCCGCTGCTGGACGCCTTGCGCGCGCAACACCCCGATCCGGCCACGCGCGCCGCGGCCGCTTTGTGGCAGGCGCGCGCGCTGAAACGACTGGGTCGCCTGGCGCAGGCCGAGGCGCTGTTGCCCGAGATTGGCTTCATCGAAGATTGGGCCTTGATCGGCTCTTTTGACAACGAGGCGGGCAAAGGATTTCTCACCGTGCTGGCGCCCGAACAGAAGATCGATTTTGCCCATCCGGTTGACGGGCCGCTGGTGCCGCTGCGCTGGCGGCCGGCGCCGCGCCCGACTGATCTAGGCGCGGTGGTGTTCGCCAACGCCGTGTGGCCGCTGGACGGCGCGCTGGCCTATCTGGCCACCTGGGTGCACGTCGACGCCGACATCGACGGCCAGCTGCGCGTCTCGACCGGCGACGCCGCCCGCGCCTGGCTGAACGGCGGCCAGATCTTGTCCGAGGAGAAGGTCACCGCCGGCGACATCGACAACCTGATCGTGCCTGTGCATCTGGCGCGCGGGTGGAACCAGCTTTTGATCAAGTCGGCGCAGAAAGGCGGCGACTGGTGGCTGCGGGCGCGTTTCACCGACGGGCGCGGGCAAGCGATCCCGAATTTGCGGGCGTCGGCCCAACCCCAGCCGTTCAAGGCCCGGCCCGACAGCGACGCTGACTTGCAACTGACGCCGGCGGCGCTGGCGCAGGTTCAGCCGGAGAACCGCCGCAATTTTCTCACCGCGCGCTGGTTGACCCGCGACGGCCACCTGCCGCGCCAGGAAGCGCCGCTGCAATCGTTTCTCGAACGCGCGCCTGGCAACCTGCTGGCGGTGGCGTATCTCGGTTTGGCGTACTGGTCGAACGATGAAGCCGGCAAGGCCATCGATCTGTTGAACCAAGGCGTCGAGCAGAGCGGCAAGGACGCGCCGATGTTCTTGCGGCTGCGCGCCCGCTATTACCTGCAGCGGCGGCTTTACGACAAGGCGCAGGGCGATCTGACGCAACACCTGACGCTGTCGCCGCGCAGCCGTTCCGCCGAGCGCGACCTCGGCGATCTGTTCGGCCAGCGCGGCTGGCGCGTTGACCGCTGTCGCCAGCTGGAAAGCAGCGTGCAGCAGTGGCCCGACCTGGCCGGCCTGGTGCGCGATCTCGGGAGCTGCCAGATCAGCCTCGGCTACATCGCACGCGGGGAAGAAACCTTGCGTCGGGCCGCCGCGCTGGAGCCGGGCAGCAGCGTCGCCGCCGAGCGGCTGTTCGATCGCGCGATCGAGGAGTCGCGCTTCCCCGACGCCCACGCCTGGTTGGCCATCCTGACCGAACACGCGCCCATCGCGCCGGGCTTCGCCATCCTGTCGGCTGATCTGGCGCGGCGGGAAGGTCTGCCGGCGCTGGCCGAGACCGAGTTTCGGCGTGCCATCGCCATGAACCCAGTGTGGCCGCGCGGCTATGAACGGCTGGGCGATCTGTTCTGGGAGCAGGGCCGCAAGGCCGAGGCGCTGGCCGAATGGAAGCTGGCCCGCGATCGCGATCCGAACAACGCCGTGCTGTCGCAGCGGATCGAATTTCACGAGCCGACTCGCCTGGGCTTCGTCGAGGATTTCATGCCCAAGGCCGACGCCATTGATCAGGCCCTGCGCCAGAAGTTCACACCCAACCCGGGCGCCCAGGTGGCCATGCTGATGGACGACGAGATCACCGACGTCAACGCCGACGGCAGCGCCAAGCGCGTGGTCACCCAGATAAGCCAGGCCCTGAACGAGCACGGCCGCGACCAGCTGATCGCCCACGAGATCCCGGTGGGCGGCACGGTGAAGATCCTTTCCGCCTACTCACTGTCCAAGACCGGCGAGCGGCAGGAAGCCTCGTCGATCCGGGGCGGCGAGGTGCGCTTTCGCAGCTTGGAGGTGGGCTCGCGCGTGGTGCTGCAGTACGTGCACTACGCGCCAGCGGCGCACTTTTTGGAAAACCACTTCGTCACCACCTGGTACTTCCGCACGCCCAGCGCGCAAAGCGAACACCCGCGCTGGGTGCTGATCCTGGGCAAGGATCGTCCGCTGCGGCAGCACATCGACGGCCCGGTGTCGTCGCACGAAACGGTGATCGGCGACCGGCGGGTGATCACCTACACCGCCGACGAAGCGCCGCCGCTGGTGCACGAGCCGAGCGCCCCGCCCACAGGCGATCTACTGTGGCGGGTCAGCGTCAGCACCGTCCCCGACTGGGACGACTACGTGCGCTGGGAACGCGCCCTGCTGGCCGACGCTTTCCGCACCAGCCCCAAACTGGAAGCGCTGACCGCCCGCCTGACCGCCGGCGCCAGCACGCCGCGCGACAAGCTGGATCGCCTGTTCGCCTACGTGACCAACGAGATTCGCTACCAGCAGGATTACGAGACCACCATCGCCGGCGTGCGCCCGCATGCTTGCCCGGTGGTGCTGGAGCGTGGCTACGGCGACTGCAAGGACAAGGCGGTGCTGCTCATCCAGCTGGGCAAGCTGGCCGGCATCAAGCTGAAGTTCGCCATCCTGCGCACGACGTCGGCCGGCAAGATGATCGCGGACGTCCCCAATCAGCAGTTCAACCACGCCATCGTCTACGTCCCGGCGCAAAGCGGAATCAACGAAGCGTTCTTCCTCGATCCCACCGCCGAAGGGTTGGACATGGGCAACCTCGGCCCGTCGGATCAAGGCACCACCAGCCTGGTCCTGGATCCGGACAACGGCGCCTGGGAGATGATTCCCATTCCCTTTCAATCGCCCAAGCTCACGTACACCCGCGTGCAGCTGGCCATCGACGTGAAGTCACCGACGGACGCGCCGATCGATGCCACCTTCAACGCCCGCGGCGGTGTGGCCATGGGTTTACGGCACCTGTTGCGCAATCGTTCGGCGGCCGAGAAAGCCATGCAAGGGATGGCCAGCCGGATGGTGCCGGGTGCGACGCTGACCTCGTCGGATTGGCCCAGCGAGGAAAACACCGGCAAACCGGTGAGCATCAAGCTGAAGCTGGACGGCGCACGGGCCATTCACGCCGAGGACGACCACTTCCGTTTCGCCTTGCCCGACATGATGAACCTGGACAGCACCGCCGCCCTGGACCGACGCGAGACGCCCATCGATCTCGGCGTGCCGTCGACAACGAATGAGACGGTGGCGATGACGTTGCCGGGAGGCTATCGCTTCGTGCACACGCCGGCGGATTTTGCGGTGGATGATCCGTGCTTTTCGGTGAGCCGCAAGACGACCATCGGTGGCCGCACCGCCACCGTGTCGGTTGATCTGCAGATCACCTGCGCCGAGATCGGGCTGCCGGCGTACGGCGGCTTTCGTGATCACGCGCGCGACGCCGCCAGCAGGCTGCGCGATCAGATCTCGTTCGCCAAGGGGCCGGCGGCTGTCGCAACGAAGAAACACGCCGCGGGCCGTCCCTAG
- a CDS encoding lysophospholipid acyltransferase family protein, with amino-acid sequence MRRLWLLIRVGLAGLAFLGFWVGGALLVLLAFPASRLRHPGANPRQRAAACQRWVQRAFTLLHDYMRWCGLLHFQPRTADPSTPGPRFVMVANHPTLVDVAALTAVYGRVACAAKSILFRTPVVGSILRGCAYLDGGNGGAFSGASVVNQALQRLADDIPVLVFPEGTRSPLFGLHPFKRGAFEIACRADVPLLPILIRCDPPALGKGRPWYDIPSSTAFLTATPLPPMNPRDFDRDASRMAAHCEAMYRRLLDLRPIEPSRSQAAVATPAPLKNVGT; translated from the coding sequence GTGAGGCGCCTTTGGTTGTTGATTCGAGTGGGTCTAGCGGGGCTGGCCTTCCTGGGCTTCTGGGTGGGCGGCGCGTTGCTGGTGTTGCTCGCCTTCCCGGCCAGCCGCCTGCGCCACCCGGGCGCGAACCCCCGCCAGCGTGCCGCCGCCTGCCAGCGCTGGGTGCAGCGGGCCTTCACCCTCCTCCACGATTACATGCGCTGGTGCGGGCTTTTGCACTTTCAACCACGCACCGCCGACCCATCGACCCCGGGGCCGCGGTTCGTGATGGTGGCGAACCACCCGACGCTGGTCGATGTCGCCGCCCTGACCGCCGTTTACGGCCGGGTGGCCTGTGCCGCCAAGTCCATCCTCTTCCGCACGCCGGTCGTGGGATCGATCCTGCGCGGCTGCGCGTATCTGGACGGTGGCAACGGCGGGGCCTTTTCGGGCGCGTCGGTGGTGAATCAGGCCCTGCAACGGCTGGCCGACGACATCCCGGTGCTGGTCTTTCCCGAAGGCACGCGCTCACCGCTTTTCGGCCTTCACCCCTTCAAACGTGGCGCCTTCGAGATTGCCTGCCGGGCCGACGTGCCGCTTTTGCCCATCCTGATTCGCTGCGATCCGCCGGCGCTGGGCAAAGGCCGGCCTTGGTATGATATTCCGTCATCCACGGCGTTTCTGACCGCGACGCCGCTTCCCCCCATGAACCCCCGTGACTTTGACCGAGACGCCAGCCGCATGGCCGCCCACTGCGAGGCGATGTATCGCCGCCTGCTGGACTTGCGTCCCATCGAGCCGTCTCGGTCGCAAGCCGCGGTGGCTACCCCCGCTCCCCTCAAGAACGTTGGAACATGA
- a CDS encoding acyl carrier protein, with product MTRDEILARVQSILAETFELDPARILPTATLFQDLDLDSIDAIDLVVKLQEWTGRRVPEDSLRQVRTVDDVVTMIEAHLAQAPTQGPHNGPG from the coding sequence ATGACCCGCGACGAGATTCTAGCCCGGGTGCAGTCCATCCTGGCCGAGACCTTCGAGCTCGATCCGGCCCGCATCCTGCCGACGGCCACCCTGTTTCAGGATCTGGACCTGGACAGCATCGACGCCATCGACCTGGTGGTGAAGCTGCAGGAATGGACCGGGCGCCGCGTGCCGGAAGATAGCTTGCGCCAGGTGCGCACCGTCGACGACGTGGTGACGATGATCGAAGCCCACCTTGCCCAGGCGCCCACCCAAGGCCCGCACAATGGTCCCGGGTGA